The candidate division WOR-3 bacterium genome includes the window AAAAATCACTCCTGTGATCCGCGACAAATGAGATTTTCACTGTTCCCAATGATATATTTTCAACTGTGATGCCGTCGTTGTAAGTTATAATGGGGTTCGGTTCTTCCTCGACACCCATGGCATAACCAAGAGAGTCTGTCTTGATTATATAGAAATCGGAACTCCCTGTTCCGTATGATGTTGTGCTCCCGCAGATGATAAAACCTCCGTCCTGGGTCTGTTCGACGTATCTTCCACTGTCAAGACCTCCTCCTCCGTATATAACTGTCCAGAGCGAATCCCCGTCCGTGTTGAATTTAGTCAGGAAAATGTCATTGTTGTAAGATCCCGTCACGACAACCCCCCCGTCACTGCAGGGTGCTAAATTTGTATAACCATCACCTTCTATTACCCAAATTATTTGTAAACTATCGTCAACCTTAATTATAGAATCTAAACCACTAAATGTATCAATAAATACATATTTCTGATCTGACAGCATTTCGATATCTGTATTAAATGCACTCAATGATTGTAATGAATTTACCGGATTTCCAAATGAATCAAACTTTATTAATGTTTTTGGGGGATTATAATACCTGTTTAGCGTAACTATAATTGAATGATCGCAGGTCTCAATAACTGATGAAAAAAATTGCTCGCTTGTAGCTGAATTTTGAACCCATAGTGAATCACCGTTATCGTTAATCTTCAAGAGAAATCCTTCGCAATCTCCGTATTGGGTGTTTCCTACTATCAAAAAACAGTCATCATCGGTTATATCAATATCAAACGGAAAATTTTTTATT containing:
- a CDS encoding T9SS type A sorting domain-containing protein, with product MKVLIIILIFLSLISTIHTQTITWSKVYGTNAYNEIAQTIKQTQDGGYVVIGWDYQLNDYVCLIRLNEYGDSIWSKVYSDSIYNYFSYEINLDIEIGVDSGFVFYVPKIVTYDSIPMSVYWINETGAIYRNVNYYILNFDPYIIKNFPFDIDITDDDCFLIVGNTQYGDCEGFLLKINDNGDSLWVQNSATSEQFFSSVIETCDHSIIVTLNRYYNPPKTLIKFDSFGNPVNSLQSLSAFNTDIEMLSDQKYVFIDTFSGLDSIIKVDDSLQIIWVIEGDGYTNLAPCSDGGVVVTGSYNNDIFLTKFNTDGDSLWTVIYGGGGLDSGRYVEQTQDGGFIICGSTTSYGTGSSDFYIIKTDSLGYAMGVEEEPNPIITYNDGITVENISLGTVKISFVADHRSDFSLHIYDVSGREIIVPQSIGSEDGRIEIIVGNIRSGSYFYRIDTGKKTFEGKFTFF